One window of uncultured Erythrobacter sp. genomic DNA carries:
- a CDS encoding molybdopterin cofactor-binding domain-containing protein produces the protein MNDLTPEKTERSKLAKWSRRGFIGAGVLAGGGLLIGIGVRPGNPVGSLAPKVAGGAGEQLVNSWVKIDANNIVTAIVPHCEMGQGAHSVLAQMLADELDAAWDNVRVMQAPADGSYVVSDAARLFVAPFTLNAADWIEPTWDGVFTQIAKAADVLITGGSSSIRSTGQYQMRVAGAAARQMLVGAAAESWGVPASEIVTRDSTLTHEASGNSAPYSEFASAAAEQPMDHTPALKTSDQYRLMGRSMARTDIPAKVNGTAEFGIDAAPEGLDLSYAAVVRPPVPGTTALSMDAARAQEMGGVLQILNMGNFVAVVADSYWQASQAVNAIDIEWSQSDSPVKTMDDQFAVFAAAIDEAGESGGEEAAARGDAAAALANAATMIEAEYRAPYLAHAPMEPMNCTAHVADGKCDIWTSTQVPLMARSEVAATIGLDADDVIIHHPYLGGAFGRRLGSEYVAMAARVAQAAGYPVKLIWSREEDTQKALYRCADLCRMRAGLSEDGSLTAYSSIFTQRHDPAEASVPAMYDIANTQVRVAEAPLHLPFQAWRSVDHSQQGFFVESFIDEASHAAGADPLDYRLAMLAGAPRHKAVLEKVAEISGWREPSAEGTAKGVAIVESFGTIVAEVIEVDMTSGTPKMTNIWAVCDAGYVMNPDGFRNQIEGGIVFGLTAAMYGELELRDGAIVQSNFHDYKMLRMDEVPNIEVAIINSGDVPVGGAGEPGLPPAAPALANAIFAATGTRLRSLPIAKQFA, from the coding sequence ATGAACGACCTTACCCCTGAAAAGACAGAGCGCAGCAAGCTCGCCAAATGGAGCCGACGCGGCTTTATCGGTGCTGGCGTGCTCGCAGGTGGCGGCTTGCTGATCGGCATTGGCGTGCGTCCGGGCAATCCGGTCGGCAGTCTGGCGCCCAAGGTTGCAGGCGGCGCGGGCGAGCAGCTGGTCAACAGCTGGGTCAAGATCGACGCCAACAATATCGTCACTGCCATCGTCCCGCATTGCGAGATGGGGCAGGGCGCGCATTCAGTCCTCGCGCAAATGCTCGCGGACGAGCTTGATGCGGCGTGGGACAATGTCCGCGTCATGCAGGCGCCCGCCGATGGCTCCTATGTCGTGAGCGATGCCGCGCGGCTTTTCGTCGCGCCTTTCACGCTCAACGCAGCGGACTGGATCGAGCCGACATGGGACGGTGTCTTCACCCAAATCGCCAAAGCCGCAGATGTGCTCATCACCGGCGGTTCGTCCTCGATCCGCTCGACCGGGCAATACCAGATGCGCGTTGCAGGCGCAGCGGCGCGGCAGATGCTGGTTGGCGCAGCGGCTGAAAGCTGGGGAGTTCCGGCAAGCGAGATCGTCACGCGCGACAGCACGCTGACACATGAAGCCTCGGGCAATTCCGCGCCCTATTCCGAATTTGCCAGCGCGGCTGCCGAGCAGCCGATGGACCACACTCCCGCGCTCAAGACGAGCGACCAATACCGGCTGATGGGCCGCAGCATGGCGCGCACCGACATTCCGGCCAAGGTCAATGGCACGGCCGAGTTCGGGATCGACGCAGCGCCTGAAGGCCTCGACCTGTCCTATGCCGCCGTAGTCCGCCCGCCTGTTCCTGGCACCACGGCGCTGAGCATGGATGCGGCCCGCGCGCAGGAAATGGGCGGCGTGCTCCAGATCCTCAATATGGGCAATTTCGTCGCGGTCGTGGCTGACAGTTACTGGCAGGCGAGCCAGGCGGTGAACGCGATTGATATCGAGTGGAGCCAGTCGGACAGCCCGGTCAAGACGATGGATGACCAGTTCGCGGTCTTCGCAGCAGCAATCGACGAAGCCGGCGAGAGCGGCGGCGAGGAAGCGGCGGCGCGCGGCGATGCGGCGGCGGCTCTGGCCAATGCGGCGACCATGATAGAGGCCGAATATCGCGCGCCCTATCTTGCGCATGCTCCGATGGAGCCGATGAACTGCACCGCTCATGTCGCGGACGGCAAATGCGATATCTGGACCAGCACGCAGGTGCCCTTGATGGCGCGCAGCGAGGTTGCCGCCACAATCGGCCTCGATGCTGACGATGTGATCATCCATCACCCCTATCTCGGCGGAGCATTCGGGCGGCGGCTGGGCAGCGAATATGTCGCCATGGCCGCCCGCGTGGCGCAGGCGGCGGGCTATCCGGTCAAGCTGATCTGGAGCCGCGAGGAGGACACGCAAAAGGCGCTCTATCGCTGCGCGGACCTGTGCCGGATGCGCGCAGGCCTGTCCGAAGACGGCAGCCTAACCGCCTATTCCAGCATCTTCACCCAGCGTCACGATCCGGCAGAAGCCAGCGTCCCGGCCATGTATGACATTGCCAACACGCAGGTCCGCGTGGCCGAAGCGCCGCTGCATCTGCCGTTTCAGGCATGGCGCTCGGTCGATCATTCGCAGCAAGGTTTCTTCGTCGAGAGCTTCATCGACGAAGCCTCCCATGCCGCCGGAGCCGACCCGCTCGATTATCGCCTTGCGATGCTTGCCGGTGCGCCGCGTCATAAAGCGGTGCTGGAGAAAGTCGCCGAGATCAGCGGATGGCGCGAACCGTCAGCAGAAGGCACCGCAAAAGGCGTCGCGATAGTCGAGAGTTTCGGCACGATTGTCGCCGAAGTGATCGAGGTCGACATGACTTCCGGCACGCCCAAAATGACCAATATCTGGGCGGTCTGCGATGCGGGCTATGTGATGAACCCTGATGGCTTCCGGAACCAGATCGAGGGCGGAATAGTCTTCGGTCTGACCGCAGCGATGTATGGCGAGCTGGAACTGCGCGATGGGGCAATCGTCCAAAGTAACTTCCACGATTACAAGATGTTGCGCATGGATGAAGTGCCCAATATCGAGGTTGCTATCATCAATAGCGGCGATGTGCCGGTCGGCGGCGCGGGCGAGCCGGGGCTTCCGCCAGCTGCGCCCGCTCTGGCCAATGCGATCTTCGCGGCGACCGGAACACGACTGCGGAGCTTGC
- a CDS encoding (2Fe-2S)-binding protein, translating into MASFILNGELVEVDADPNMPILWVVREKLGMSGTKFGCGIAQCGACTVHLDGQPVRSCSTAVSQAEGRAVTTIEGVGGPDGELSAVQQAWVSEQVPQCGYCQSGQIMSATALLRDNPSPSDEDIDAAMSGNICRCGTYTRIRRAIKVASGQVEARPENADAGEA; encoded by the coding sequence ATGGCAAGTTTCATCCTCAATGGGGAGCTGGTCGAAGTCGACGCCGATCCCAACATGCCGATCCTGTGGGTCGTCCGCGAGAAACTGGGCATGAGCGGCACCAAATTCGGTTGCGGGATCGCGCAATGCGGGGCTTGCACCGTGCATCTCGACGGACAGCCGGTGCGCAGCTGCTCAACCGCCGTTTCGCAGGCCGAAGGGCGCGCGGTCACCACGATCGAAGGCGTCGGCGGTCCTGATGGAGAGCTCTCCGCCGTCCAGCAAGCATGGGTCAGCGAGCAAGTGCCGCAATGCGGTTACTGCCAGTCGGGTCAGATCATGAGCGCCACCGCTCTGCTGCGCGACAATCCCAGCCCCTCTGACGAAGACATCGACGCGGCCATGTCGGGCAATATCTGCCGCTGCGGCACCTACACCCGCATCCGCCGCGCGATCAAAGTCGCCTCGGGGCAGGTTGAAGCTCGCCCTGAGAACGCTGACGCTGGGGAGGCGTAA
- a CDS encoding BCCT family transporter: protein MTSSSADANTNTDYPIDPPITDLPIDTHDRGFYDGFSREVTIPGKIIVSLIIMWAIFFPVRAMETLQVANSTIIASFSGWYVYLVASLIVVCGALALFPQSGRLRIGAPDEKPEFSRFSWFSMLFGAGIGIGMLTYSTGEPLAHFASSPEIIRGQVEAASPEAVRSAFKWTFLHWGFGAWCTYALVGLAIGYVAHRRGLPLTIRSSLAPLFGERMSGISGHLVDIVAVVATILGVAVTMGLGVQQFVAGLHRIGFGDWLMVADGEGTLTASAAAIVVALVLLVGASTLSALSGVGRGIKWLSNINMGLSFALLALFAVMGSGLYGLKLLGVGIWDYIVTLPANSLTLFTSDGSEAGDALVQWQLDWTVFYWAWWIAFAPFVGMFIARISRGRTIREYVFGVALVPALMCFLWMGLAGGTAIQLELSGAAGGEILNTGISDQLYATLAVLLTPEVAWVVSGLVVVLLMTYLITSVDSAILIVNTINGAGEEEGSRRYHILFWGTALAFVVGSMLILGGIDAIRITMIIGALPFSFVVVAMCVSIIKAVVFDLIRKRHGVPSTAEACEEWGKEATAS, encoded by the coding sequence ATGACCAGCAGTTCTGCTGACGCAAATACGAACACCGATTATCCGATTGACCCCCCGATTACCGACCTGCCGATCGATACCCACGATCGCGGGTTTTACGACGGTTTCAGCCGAGAGGTCACAATTCCGGGCAAGATCATCGTCTCGCTTATCATCATGTGGGCGATCTTTTTCCCGGTGCGCGCGATGGAGACCTTGCAGGTCGCCAATTCGACCATCATCGCATCCTTCAGTGGCTGGTATGTCTATCTGGTCGCCTCGCTGATCGTGGTCTGCGGGGCACTGGCGCTGTTCCCGCAGAGCGGCCGTTTGCGGATCGGCGCGCCTGATGAAAAGCCCGAATTCTCGCGCTTCTCATGGTTCTCTATGCTGTTCGGCGCAGGGATCGGGATCGGGATGCTGACCTATTCAACCGGCGAGCCGCTGGCGCATTTTGCCAGCAGTCCCGAGATCATTCGCGGGCAGGTTGAGGCGGCTTCGCCTGAGGCTGTGCGCTCTGCCTTTAAGTGGACGTTCCTGCATTGGGGCTTTGGCGCATGGTGCACCTATGCGCTGGTGGGCCTCGCGATCGGCTATGTTGCACATCGGCGCGGTCTGCCGCTCACCATCCGCTCCAGCCTTGCCCCTCTATTCGGCGAGCGGATGTCGGGCATTAGCGGGCATCTGGTCGATATTGTTGCGGTCGTGGCGACCATTCTGGGCGTTGCGGTGACGATGGGACTGGGGGTCCAGCAATTCGTCGCCGGGCTCCACCGTATCGGATTTGGCGACTGGCTGATGGTCGCCGACGGAGAGGGCACATTGACCGCTTCCGCCGCTGCGATTGTCGTTGCTTTGGTGCTGCTGGTCGGCGCCTCTACGCTGAGCGCGCTTTCGGGCGTGGGGCGCGGGATCAAGTGGCTGTCCAACATCAATATGGGTTTGAGCTTTGCCTTGCTTGCGCTGTTCGCGGTGATGGGTTCGGGACTTTACGGCCTCAAATTGCTGGGGGTCGGCATCTGGGACTACATCGTCACACTTCCGGCCAATTCGCTCACCCTGTTTACCTCCGATGGCAGCGAGGCAGGCGATGCGCTGGTTCAGTGGCAGCTCGACTGGACAGTGTTCTATTGGGCCTGGTGGATCGCCTTTGCGCCCTTTGTCGGCATGTTCATCGCCCGCATTTCGCGCGGGCGCACGATCCGCGAATATGTCTTTGGAGTGGCGCTGGTTCCGGCGCTGATGTGCTTCTTGTGGATGGGCCTTGCGGGCGGCACAGCGATCCAGCTGGAGCTGAGCGGCGCGGCTGGCGGCGAAATTCTGAACACTGGAATTTCGGACCAGCTTTACGCGACATTGGCAGTGCTGCTCACTCCAGAAGTCGCATGGGTGGTGTCAGGCCTCGTGGTGGTCTTGCTGATGACTTACCTCATCACATCGGTCGATAGCGCGATCCTGATCGTCAACACGATCAATGGGGCGGGTGAGGAAGAGGGCAGCCGCCGCTATCACATCCTGTTCTGGGGCACCGCGCTCGCCTTTGTCGTCGGCTCAATGCTGATCCTTGGCGGGATAGACGCCATCCGGATCACCATGATTATCGGCGCTTTGCCGTTTTCCTTTGTGGTCGTCGCAATGTGCGTGTCGATCATCAAGGCGGTGGTGTTCGACCTGATCCGCAAGCGGCATGGCGTTCCCAGCACTGCAGAAGCCTGCGAAGAATGGGGCAAGGAAGCAACGGCGAGCTGA
- a CDS encoding tRNA-binding protein, with product MLAEITFDDFMAVDIRAGTVIAAEPFPEARKPAIKLRVDFGGEIGVKKSSAQITDHYTPEALLGRKVMAVVNFPPRQIGPFMSEVLVLGFADEDGAIVLAAPDMEVPDGARLI from the coding sequence ATCTTGGCTGAAATCACCTTTGATGACTTCATGGCGGTCGATATCCGCGCAGGCACCGTAATCGCCGCCGAACCTTTTCCCGAAGCGCGCAAGCCCGCGATCAAGCTGCGGGTCGATTTTGGCGGTGAGATCGGGGTGAAGAAAAGCTCCGCGCAGATCACCGATCACTACACGCCAGAGGCACTATTGGGCCGCAAGGTCATGGCCGTGGTCAACTTTCCCCCACGCCAGATCGGGCCGTTCATGTCCGAGGTGCTGGTGCTGGGCTTTGCCGACGAGGACGGCGCGATTGTGCTGGCAGCGCCTGACATGGAAGTGCCCGACGGCGCTAGGCTGATCTAG